One Mobula hypostoma chromosome 31, sMobHyp1.1, whole genome shotgun sequence genomic window carries:
- the LOC134340000 gene encoding NACHT, LRR and PYD domains-containing protein 3-like isoform X1 has protein sequence MLEENTNQDIQVDFHQLFRSGNSLTNKTTITVVCGAAGTGKSTMIQKIIHDWSTGTMYKLFKFILHFPLRQLNAVKRKTNLNTLILDAYPHFKSNLEHLWSETNNLLFILDDFDQFEGIGYYQDEVKKGNPQQKCLEPQSVCLVSDIVHSLLQGDLLKGCSLLITTRPWNLETLHEAPIDSTFQIIGFTADQAKQYFNRYFRDGFQVENVIKLIEQSDILHSMCRNPLFCSALCSSLTAQQIQGERTTCVICSSPVFTSFFALLLGRSGYNVTFSRNSFRTLGKLAYEVISNKKNAFESDKLSDLNYFLPNFASTFMIQVQDNDMTASVYKFTHSFIRDFIAAVSKRLHTKGIELQRILNDTFTSTDGRWVIFLRFLVGLCSGKSSDLLEKLVGKRISDVSLCISDWLSEKIKRCIGKLEGKYTQNTLLNILHCLYEFADVQLTKNAFTIIPAIKLNQCLLRPSDCTVISTTLTCSERVTEMDLSSCRLQLEGIQQLEHVLHKCEILRLNGNDLRDAGVKFLSEVLKKSNCKVQRLELKSNKLTDDCLEDLFATLARNRSLTRLDLSNSTEQEEEANRLTDQMLHNVIQSSDLKKKIRLTYSRDFEQNASKDETALNVLTVITE, from the exons ATGCTGGAGGAAAACACAAATCAAGACATTCAAGTTGATTTCCATCAATTGTTTAGAAGTGGCAACTCCTTAACAAACAAAACAACCATCACGGTGGTATGCGGGGCTGCTGGAACTGGGAAAAGCACCATGATACAGAAAATTATCCACGACTGGTCCACGGGGACTATGTACAAACTATTTAAGTTTATCTTGCATTTCCCGCTTCGGCAACTAAATGCAGTCAAACGTAAAACAAATTTAAACACGTTGATCCTTGACGCTTATCCTCACTTCAAAAGTAATCTCGAACATCTATGGAGTGAAACCAATAATCTATTGTTCATACTTGACGATTTCGATCAATTTGAGGGAATCGGTTATTATCAGGACGAGGTGAAGAAAGGGAACCCACAGCAAAAGTGCTTGGAACCGCAATCTGTTTGCTTAGTGTCCGATATTGTACATTCCCTCTTGCAGGGAGACTTGCTGAAGGGATGCTCGTTGCTGATCACAACCCGGCCGTGGAACCTCGAGACTCTGCACGAGGCACCGATAGATTCAACATTCCAAATCATTGGGTTCACCGCTGATCAAGCAAAACAATATTTTAATCGTTATTTTCGAGATGGGTTTCAAGTAGAAAATGTAATCAAACTCATTGAGCAGAGTGACATATTGCACAGCATGTGCCGTAACCCTTTATTCTGCTCGGCCCTTTGCTCTTCTCTGACGGCACAACAAATACAAGGAGAGAGGACAACCTGTGTCATATGCAGCTCTCCGGTGTTCACCTCCTTCTTTGCACTCCTTCTAGGCAGGTCCGGTTATAATGTGACATTTTCTCGAAATAGCTTCCGGACACTCGGCAAGTTAGCCTATGAGGTAATCAGtaataaaaaaaatgcatttgAATCCGACAAATTAAGTGATCTGAATTACTTTCTTCCCAATTTTGCCTCGACATTTATGATTCAAGTTCAGGACAACGATATGACTGCTTCTGTTTATAAATTCACACACTCCTTTATTCGGGATTTTATTGCTGCAGTAAGTAAACGGCTACATACAAAGGGAATTGAATTGCAAAGAATTTTAAACGATACGTTCACGTCCACAGACGGCAGATGGGTTATATTTTTACGTTTTCTTGTCGGCCTTTGTTCAGGGAAATCAAGTGATCTTCTAGAGAAGCTAGTGGGCAAACGAATTTCTGATGTATCCCTGTGCATCTCCGATTGGCTCTCGGAAAAGATTAAAAGGTGCATCGGGAAACTGGAGGGAAAGTATACCCAGAACACTTTATTAAACATTCTACACTGTTTATATGAATTTGCTGACGTGCAACTAACGAAGAATGCATTTACAATAATACCGGCAATAAAGTTGAATCAATGCCTTCTCAGACCTTCCGACTGCACGGTGATATCCACCACATTAACCTGCTCTGAAAGAGTTACAGAAATGGATCTCAGTTCATGCCGTTTACAACTTGAAGGAATCCAACAACTGGAGCACGTTCTCCACAAATGTGAAATTCTCAG ACTCAATGGAAATGACCTGCGAGATGCTGGGGTGAAGTTTCTTTCTGAAGTTCTGAAGAAAAGTAATTGCAAAGTGCAAAGACTCGA GCTTAAATCCAACAAGCTCACAGATGACTGTTTGGAAGATTTATTCGCAACTCTCGCTAGAAATCGTTCACTGACGAGGCTGGACCTGAGCAATTCCACAGAGCAAGAGGAGGAGGCCAACCGACTCACCGATCAAATGCTGCATAATGTTATACAAAGCAGTGATCTGAAGAAGAAAATCAG ACTGACCTACTCTCGAGATTTTGAACAAAATGCTTCAAAGGATGAAACTGCGTTGAATGTTTTAACTGTAATCACAGAATGA
- the LOC134340000 gene encoding NACHT, LRR and PYD domains-containing protein 14-like isoform X2, producing the protein MSIKIKWNLSRLNGNDLRDAGVKFLSEVLKKSNCKVQRLELKSNKLTDDCLEDLFATLARNRSLTRLDLSNSTEQEEEANRLTDQMLHNVIQSSDLKKKIRLTYSRDFEQNASKDETALNVLTVITE; encoded by the exons ATGTCGATCAAGATCAAGTGGAATCTCAGTCG ACTCAATGGAAATGACCTGCGAGATGCTGGGGTGAAGTTTCTTTCTGAAGTTCTGAAGAAAAGTAATTGCAAAGTGCAAAGACTCGA GCTTAAATCCAACAAGCTCACAGATGACTGTTTGGAAGATTTATTCGCAACTCTCGCTAGAAATCGTTCACTGACGAGGCTGGACCTGAGCAATTCCACAGAGCAAGAGGAGGAGGCCAACCGACTCACCGATCAAATGCTGCATAATGTTATACAAAGCAGTGATCTGAAGAAGAAAATCAG ACTGACCTACTCTCGAGATTTTGAACAAAATGCTTCAAAGGATGAAACTGCGTTGAATGTTTTAACTGTAATCACAGAATGA